The genomic window CGTGAACAGGGAATCCTCCACCGCCTTTATCCAGATCAGGGATCGGGCTTCTCCCGCCACGGCAATCCCCTTCCTCTCGAGAAAGAAGGAATAGGCGTCCACTTGCTCAATCTCCCTCAGCAGGTCGTTGAGCCTGACCCTGTCTGTCTCCCTGGGGGTGGAGACCAGCAGACGGATGTCGGTTTCAAACCCGACGATTTTGTCGCGGATTCCCTTTTCAAATCCGTTGAGGACGGCAATGGAGAGGATGAGGGCGAGGCAGCCGATGGCCACGCCAACAATGGAAACAAGTCCGCTCCAGGAGATAAATCCAACCTCCTTCCTGGATACAAGAAGTTTTCGTGCAATCCAGAAATTCAGTCCTGTCATTCGTACCTCACTGCCTCCCCAGGCAGAATGCAAGATGCTTTCCAGGAAGGGTACAAGGTCGCTCCCAGAGCGAGCAGAAAAGCTATCGCTCCCACTGTGACAAAATGAATGACTTCAAAAAGTATGGGTAGCTCTTTCATGAAGTAAACGTCTTCAGGAATCCGCAGAATTCCGTACTTCATCTGGAGGAGGCCCAGAACGAGAGCGAGAACCTCACCCAGCAATGCGCCAACTAAGCCCACAACCCCTCCCTCCAGAACAAAGAGACCCGATATACCCCGCCTTGAGTAACCCATCGCCCGTAGCACACCAATATCCCGTACCTTTTCCATGACGATCATGGTGAGGGATGATGTAATATTGATGATTGCCACGAGGGCGGTGAGGGCAAAGATGATCGTGATGGGATATTTTTGAACCGATAGCCAGGCGAAAAGATCATGATGACGGTCCTTCCACGTGGATGGGAAATAGGGGTATCCCGCCAGTTGATTCAGTTTATCAGCCACGGGGGCGGCACTCTGGGCGCTCTCCAACTTGAGTATCTCCCCCGTTATCTTGTCGTCATAGCCGACAAGCTGTTGAGCGCTGGTAATGTCCATATACACAATGGTTTCGTCGTATTCCCTGAGCCCCGTTTTGTAGGTGCCTGCCACGTAAAACTGGCCCAATCTGGGAGGTTTCCCCAACGAACCGATGGTACTCAGGTCAAAGAGAACTACCCGGTTCCCCGTGGAAAGACCGAGTTTTTCCGCAAGAGCGGACCCCACCACTATCCCGGAATAACCGTCCTCATTCTCCTGGAAGTGGAACTCACCTGACAACAGAAGATCGGGTGTGCCGAAAACAGATTTTGCCTTTTTGGCAGAAATCCCCTCAAGAAACACTCCCTCCGTTTTCAAACCATAACGCAAGACAGCCGAGTGATGAACGTATGGAGCACGGTCCAGGATCTCCGGAATCCTCCTCATGACGGAATCCAGCAGGGAATTCGTTGCGGGCAAGGGGCCGCCAAGATAGCTCTTCAACCGAATGTGTCCGTCGAAACTGATGATCTTTTCTTGAATCTGGCGTTCGAATCCGTTGAGGATACTCAAAGTCAAGATGAGGACACACACGCCTATGGCGAGGCCGGCGATGGAAAGGTACCCGATAACCGTGATAAAGCTAAAATCGTGTCTCGACTTTAGGTGCCGGGCTGCGATGAACGGAAGGGAAGACATGGTCACTCATGGGTCTGGGGACGCATGGCGGGAAACAGGATTACATCCTTGATGGAACGCTGTCCCGTGAGGAGCATGACCAGCCGGTCGATTCCAATTCCCACACCACCCGTAGGGGGCATTCCTGTTTCCAGGGCCTGTAAGAAATCTTCATCCATAGTTTGAGCCTCTCTGTACCCCCGCCTTTTCAATCTGGATTGATTCTCCAGCCGCTCGCGCTGATCGATGGGGTCGTTGAGCTCGGAAAAGGCGTTGGCCAATTCATGACCATTGATGAAAAGCTCAAACCTCTCCACGAGGGCAGAATTCCCATCCCTCCGAACCTTGGCCAGAGGTGAAATCACCTTCGGGTAGTCGATGACAAAAGTTGGTGAAATTAATTTGGGTTCTGTGAGTTCGCGCATCATGATTTCATAGATGCGACCAAGATGCGAATTTTCCTCCAGCTCGATGCCGAGTCGGTCGCATGCCTTCCTGAGTTGTCTCTCGTTCATGTCAAACACGTCCTCACCCACAGCCCCATTCAGCAGTTCCATGTAGGAAATCCGGCGGTAGGGTGGAGCCAGATCGATTTTTTCCTCCCCCCGCGAAAGGGATGACATGTCCACAGACTCTGCCGCCTTTTGGATCAGCTTTTCGGTGAAGTCCATCAAGAAATTATAGTCCACGTACGCCACGTAGAATTCAAGCATGGTGAACTCCGGATTGTGGTTCCGGTCCATTCCCTCGTTCCGAAAGACTTTTGACAGCTCGTAAACCCGGTCAAATCCTCCGATTATGAGTCGCTTGAGATAAAGCTCATCCGCGATCCGGAGATAAAGCTCTTGATCGAGCGTCCTGTGTCGAGTCTTGAATGGCGAGGCGAAGGCCCCACCATACAGAGGCTGCAGCACCGGTGTTTCCACTTCAACAAATCCTTTGTCATCGAGAAAATCACGGACGGTACGTACAATCCTGGCCCTCTTTATGAAAGTATCTTTGACATGTGGGTTGACAATCAGATCAAGGTAGCGCCTGCGATAGCGCTGCTCCTTATCGGTGAAGGAGTGGAACACAGTACCGTCTTTTTCCTTCATTCCGGGAAGAGGCCGCAGACTTTTTGACAGCAGGATCAACTGGTTCGCGGAGATGCTGATCTCCCGCGTCTTGGTGGCAAATACAGCACCCTCAACACCCACGATATCCCCAATATCCAATTGCTTCAGAAGCTCATATGTCTTCTCGCTGAGATTGTCCCGTTTCGAATAGATCTGAATCTTTCCATCTTGATCCTGAATATGAAAAAATGATGCTTTTCCCATTCTTCGCATGGAGACGATTCTTCCTGCCACCGTGACTTTTTTCCCATCCATCCCGTCGAAATCCGCAAGAATCTGGTGCGACTTATGGGTAACTTCGAGAGAATAGGGGTATGGATTCACGCCCAGAGAACGGACGGCGTCCAGTTTTTCCTTACGGAATTCTATGATCTGATGAAGGCTTTTTTCTTTTTGACGGACCACCGTTGACGGATATTTCTGGTCAGTTGGCCGGGTTAGTGACGAAATTCCTCCGTCGGGAGGCCTGCTGAAGGAGATAGGCCCGGATAAACGGATCCAGATACCCATCAAGGACCTTCTTTATGTCGCCGACTTCCGTGTTCGTCCGATGATCCTTCACCATAGCGTAAGGGTGGAAAACATACGAACGAATTTGACTCCCCCAACCGATGTCCTTTTTTTGACTTTCCAGCTCCTTGATGGATTCCTCCTGCTCCTGACGCCTCAGTTGATACAGTCTCGATTTCAATATTTTCATGGCGGTGGCTTTGTTCTTGTGCTGGGATCGTTCATTCTGACATTGGACAACGGTACCTGTCGGGATATGGGTGATTCGAACCGCTGAATCCGTCTTATTCACATGCTGGCCTCCGGCACCGCTCGCCCGGTATGTGTCAATCCGCAAATCGTCAGTTTTGATATCGATCTCAATTTTGTCATCCAGGAACGGGTAGATGAACACAGAAGCGAAGGAAGTATGGCGGCGGCTTGACGCATCGAAGGGCGAAATTCTTACCAACCGGTGAACACCCGCTTCGGCTTTCAACTGGCCATGGGCATAATCGCCCCTCACCTCAATCGTCACAT from Candidatus Neomarinimicrobiota bacterium includes these protein-coding regions:
- the lysS gene encoding lysine--tRNA ligase; this translates as MVRQKEKSLHQIIEFRKEKLDAVRSLGVNPYPYSLEVTHKSHQILADFDGMDGKKVTVAGRIVSMRRMGKASFFHIQDQDGKIQIYSKRDNLSEKTYELLKQLDIGDIVGVEGAVFATKTREISISANQLILLSKSLRPLPGMKEKDGTVFHSFTDKEQRYRRRYLDLIVNPHVKDTFIKRARIVRTVRDFLDDKGFVEVETPVLQPLYGGAFASPFKTRHRTLDQELYLRIADELYLKRLIIGGFDRVYELSKVFRNEGMDRNHNPEFTMLEFYVAYVDYNFLMDFTEKLIQKAAESVDMSSLSRGEEKIDLAPPYRRISYMELLNGAVGEDVFDMNERQLRKACDRLGIELEENSHLGRIYEIMMRELTEPKLISPTFVIDYPKVISPLAKVRRDGNSALVERFELFINGHELANAFSELNDPIDQRERLENQSRLKRRGYREAQTMDEDFLQALETGMPPTGGVGIGIDRLVMLLTGQRSIKDVILFPAMRPQTHE
- a CDS encoding ABC transporter permease; this translates as MSSLPFIAARHLKSRHDFSFITVIGYLSIAGLAIGVCVLILTLSILNGFERQIQEKIISFDGHIRLKSYLGGPLPATNSLLDSVMRRIPEILDRAPYVHHSAVLRYGLKTEGVFLEGISAKKAKSVFGTPDLLLSGEFHFQENEDGYSGIVVGSALAEKLGLSTGNRVVLFDLSTIGSLGKPPRLGQFYVAGTYKTGLREYDETIVYMDITSAQQLVGYDDKITGEILKLESAQSAAPVADKLNQLAGYPYFPSTWKDRHHDLFAWLSVQKYPITIIFALTALVAIINITSSLTMIVMEKVRDIGVLRAMGYSRRGISGLFVLEGGVVGLVGALLGEVLALVLGLLQMKYGILRIPEDVYFMKELPILFEVIHFVTVGAIAFLLALGATLYPSWKASCILPGEAVRYE
- the prfB gene encoding peptide chain release factor 2 (programmed frameshift) → MDSSELREQFQSTEKRYRDLRGYLDPAPLKSILSDLRPKTVEEDFWNDPSSAQSILKKISAIENELSLWDEAERKRDDVEVLLDLLDEEEEMKESSLLSEVAEEVSLFKETVNRIELRVTMRDKEDAGDAILTIHPGAGGTESQDWADMLYRMYVRWIGNQGFKYDVIDFQPGDEAGIKDVTIEVRGDYAHGQLKAEAGVHRLVRISPFDASSRRHTSFASVFIYPFLDDKIEIDIKTDDLRIDTYRASGAGGQHVNKTDSAVRITHIPTGTVVQCQNERSQHKNKATAMKILKSRLYQLRRQEQEESIKELESQKKDIGWGSQIRSYVFHPYAMVKDHRTNTEVGDIKKVLDGYLDPFIRAYLLQQASRRRNFVTNPAN